The Chryseobacterium nakagawai genome has a segment encoding these proteins:
- a CDS encoding GH92 family glycosyl hydrolase produces MKKELLICFFTSLISIANAQQNKNDILSWVDPFIGTGGHGHTFPGATTPFGMIQLSPDQNTKSGDWDWCSGYHYSSKTIMGFSHNHLSGTGWADLGDILVMPTVGQVKMVPGSEDKPETGYRSTFTHDKETAAPGYYSVMLDSYGVKAELTASPRVGFHKYTFPKTDEANIIIDPTNKIFGNIYHTLVSVEGNNKIKGYCYSNGWGGKRFAYFVMEFSKPFKSYGVYAEGKIKNNEKIALAKDAKAFVRFATEDQESIEVKVSLSPVSTENAQENFDTEANNVDFAKAKETAQKTWRDLIGRFQVTGGTDSQRKIFYTGVYHTFIAPNLYMDVNGDYVAAEENMNTKWFTNYSTYSYWDGFRATHPLLTIMDQKHTKEFANSLISRYTDRKDHMPIWELCGYDNFCMLGYHSASVIWDAISKGVPGIDGEKAFAAMKDASLTDKMSSSDGGGGLNDYIKLGYTPSENGASVSATLEYSYDDWCIQQLAEKLGKKEEAEVYRKRSMNFLNTFNKENNHFWPRQKNGKFLADFPLNDWKKLQPHWVSGNIWAYDFFVPHQIDEMMNLYGGKKGFEEKLDKTFTENLKMEGEQHVDISGFIGSLGFGDEPGHHVPYLYNYAGSPYKTQKMVKYIRDNMYAAKPDGIVNNEDCGQMSAWYIFSSLGFYPVTPGKPVYSIGAPQFPKASLQLENGKTFTVIADKISDKNIYVQKMFLNGKEYKSWELNHSDIMNGGELRFVMGSKPVK; encoded by the coding sequence ATGAAAAAAGAATTGCTGATCTGTTTTTTTACATCTCTGATTTCCATAGCGAATGCCCAACAAAATAAGAATGACATTTTATCCTGGGTAGATCCGTTTATAGGGACAGGAGGACATGGACATACCTTTCCGGGGGCCACTACACCATTCGGAATGATTCAGCTGAGTCCGGATCAAAATACCAAAAGTGGAGATTGGGACTGGTGTTCCGGATACCACTACAGCAGTAAGACGATCATGGGATTCAGCCATAACCATCTGAGCGGAACAGGGTGGGCAGATCTTGGAGATATTCTGGTAATGCCAACTGTGGGACAGGTAAAAATGGTTCCCGGATCAGAAGATAAACCTGAAACCGGATATCGTTCAACATTCACTCATGATAAAGAAACTGCAGCTCCGGGGTACTATTCCGTAATGCTGGATAGCTATGGAGTGAAAGCAGAATTGACAGCCTCTCCAAGAGTAGGTTTTCATAAATATACCTTCCCGAAGACTGATGAAGCCAATATTATTATTGATCCTACCAATAAGATCTTCGGAAATATTTACCATACATTGGTAAGCGTAGAAGGTAATAACAAAATAAAAGGATATTGCTACAGTAATGGCTGGGGTGGAAAAAGATTTGCCTATTTCGTGATGGAGTTTTCCAAACCGTTTAAATCTTATGGAGTATATGCTGAAGGGAAAATAAAGAACAATGAAAAAATTGCGCTGGCAAAAGATGCCAAAGCCTTTGTAAGGTTTGCTACAGAAGATCAGGAAAGTATTGAAGTAAAAGTTTCTTTATCTCCGGTAAGCACAGAAAATGCACAGGAAAACTTTGATACAGAAGCGAATAATGTGGATTTTGCAAAAGCTAAAGAAACTGCACAAAAAACATGGCGGGATCTTATCGGAAGATTCCAGGTAACCGGGGGAACGGATAGCCAGAGAAAAATCTTCTATACAGGAGTTTATCATACATTTATTGCTCCGAATCTGTATATGGATGTTAACGGAGATTATGTAGCAGCCGAGGAAAATATGAATACGAAATGGTTTACGAATTACAGTACCTATTCATATTGGGATGGTTTCAGAGCTACTCATCCATTATTGACTATTATGGATCAAAAACATACCAAGGAATTTGCTAACTCTCTCATCAGCAGATATACTGACCGTAAAGATCATATGCCGATCTGGGAGCTATGCGGATATGATAATTTCTGTATGCTGGGTTATCACAGTGCCTCGGTAATCTGGGATGCTATTTCCAAAGGAGTACCTGGGATTGATGGTGAAAAAGCTTTTGCAGCCATGAAAGATGCTTCTCTGACGGATAAAATGAGCAGCAGTGATGGAGGCGGAGGGCTTAATGATTATATTAAGCTAGGATATACTCCTTCAGAAAATGGAGCTTCTGTCTCTGCAACATTAGAATATTCCTATGATGACTGGTGTATTCAGCAGTTGGCAGAAAAATTAGGAAAAAAAGAGGAAGCTGAAGTATACAGAAAACGCTCCATGAACTTCCTGAATACTTTCAATAAAGAAAATAACCATTTCTGGCCGAGACAAAAAAATGGAAAATTTCTGGCAGATTTTCCTCTTAATGACTGGAAAAAGCTTCAGCCACATTGGGTTTCCGGAAATATCTGGGCTTATGATTTCTTTGTTCCACATCAAATCGATGAAATGATGAATCTGTATGGCGGAAAGAAAGGATTTGAAGAAAAACTGGATAAAACATTTACTGAAAACCTTAAAATGGAAGGAGAGCAGCATGTTGATATTTCCGGATTCATCGGGTCTTTAGGATTTGGAGATGAGCCGGGACATCATGTTCCATACCTGTACAACTATGCAGGAAGTCCTTATAAGACACAAAAGATGGTAAAATACATCCGTGATAATATGTATGCTGCCAAACCTGATGGAATTGTGAATAATGAAGACTGTGGACAAATGTCAGCATGGTATATTTTCTCTTCATTAGGATTTTATCCTGTTACACCTGGAAAACCTGTTTATTCGATTGGAGCCCCTCAGTTCCCGAAAGCTTCATTACAATTGGAAAACGGAAAAACATTCACAGTGATTGCTGATAAAATATCAGATAAAAATATCTATGTACAGAAAATGTTCCTGAACGGAAAAGAGTACAAAAGCTGGGAACTGAACCATAGTGACATCATGAACGGTGGAGAGCTGAGATTTGTCATGGGAAGTAAGCCTGTAAAATAA
- a CDS encoding glycoside hydrolase family 125 protein, whose protein sequence is MERRDFIKTSALAGAGLLFTQNVFAKTLATEGFPVVRVPKNKRHFTSESVESAIAAFKKKVNNKELSWLFENCFPNTLDTTVFYSESNGTPDTYVITGDIDAMWLRDSSAQVFPYLQFSKKDEKLHKLISGVIHKQTTFILKDPYANAFYNDDKKISKWKEYDHTDMKPGTHERKWEIDSLCYPIRLAYHFWKTTGDTKPFDANWLQGIKLTLQTFIEQQRKKDLGPYKFERTTSWATDGVPMGGYGYPTKPVGLISSMFRPSDDATIYGFLIPSNLFAVVSLRQAAEMVSQIKNEKTLAQQLNSLADEVDAAIKKYGIYNHPEFGKIYAFEVNGFGSYNLMDDANCPSLLGLPYLDAVKADDAVYQNTRKFVWSENNPFFFKGKLAEGIGGPHIGLDMIWPMSIIMKALTTKDTSEIRWCINTLQKTHGGTGFMHESFHKDNDKKFTREWFAWANTLFGELLWKTFNENPELLT, encoded by the coding sequence ATGGAAAGGAGAGATTTTATTAAAACAAGTGCACTGGCAGGAGCCGGATTGCTGTTTACTCAAAATGTTTTTGCAAAAACCCTGGCTACGGAAGGTTTTCCTGTTGTCCGTGTTCCTAAAAATAAAAGACATTTTACCAGTGAATCCGTAGAAAGTGCTATTGCAGCTTTTAAAAAGAAAGTAAACAATAAAGAGCTAAGCTGGCTTTTTGAAAACTGTTTTCCAAATACATTAGATACTACTGTTTTTTATAGTGAAAGCAACGGTACACCGGACACTTATGTGATTACGGGAGATATTGATGCGATGTGGCTTCGCGATAGTTCTGCACAGGTTTTTCCTTATCTGCAGTTCTCAAAGAAAGATGAAAAACTTCACAAGTTGATTTCAGGAGTAATCCATAAGCAAACAACTTTCATCCTGAAAGATCCTTATGCCAACGCATTTTATAATGATGACAAGAAGATAAGCAAATGGAAAGAGTATGACCACACCGATATGAAGCCGGGAACTCATGAAAGAAAATGGGAGATCGATTCATTGTGTTATCCTATTCGTTTGGCATATCATTTCTGGAAAACAACAGGAGATACAAAACCTTTTGATGCTAACTGGCTACAGGGAATTAAACTTACTTTGCAGACCTTTATAGAACAGCAGAGGAAAAAAGATTTAGGACCTTATAAATTTGAGCGTACAACATCCTGGGCAACTGACGGGGTTCCTATGGGCGGATATGGTTATCCAACAAAACCTGTAGGGCTTATCAGTTCTATGTTCCGTCCAAGTGATGATGCTACGATCTATGGATTCCTGATTCCTTCTAACTTATTTGCAGTAGTAAGTTTACGCCAGGCCGCAGAAATGGTGTCTCAGATTAAAAATGAAAAAACGTTGGCTCAACAACTGAACAGCCTGGCTGATGAGGTAGATGCAGCCATCAAAAAATACGGAATTTACAATCATCCTGAATTTGGAAAAATATATGCTTTTGAGGTGAATGGCTTTGGAAGTTATAACCTGATGGATGATGCCAATTGTCCAAGCCTGTTAGGATTACCTTATCTGGATGCGGTGAAAGCTGACGACGCTGTTTATCAGAACACGAGAAAATTCGTGTGGTCGGAAAATAACCCATTCTTCTTCAAAGGAAAGCTGGCAGAAGGGATAGGAGGTCCACATATCGGACTTGACATGATCTGGCCAATGAGTATCATTATGAAAGCGCTCACTACAAAAGATACAAGTGAGATCAGATGGTGCATCAATACCTTACAGAAAACGCACGGAGGGACAGGCTTTATGCATGAGTCCTTCCATAAAGACAATGACAAAAAATTCACCAGAGAATGGTTTGCATGGGCCAATACCTTATTTGGAGAATTGCTATGGAAAACCTTTAACGAAAACCCTGAGCTACTGACATAG